A genomic region of Mycolicibacterium poriferae contains the following coding sequences:
- the hypF gene encoding carbamoyltransferase HypF encodes MSACAETDGVARVADTVRLRLRITGLVQGVGFRPEVARIAADHGVTGFVFNASGAVHCEFEGPGERVAAALVRLRDAPPPLARIDAIDVETTAPQGDTTFAIRHSDDATTTAARTLVSPDIAVCADCLRELFDPNDRRYLHPFITCTNCGPRYTVITDLPYDRPATTMAGFAMCQACAVEYADPTDRRFHAQTIACPQCGPTLRWHGPGDGPPVAAAAAALRGGSIVAIKGIGGYHLACRADDDAALATLRQRKNRPAKPFAVMTADIEGARRIAEVDDAAARSLNAPAAPIVLVPARPGTLSPLVAPGLRDVGVMVAYSPLHHLLFAALGTGALVMTSANQGGSPIVYRDGDLDWIDGLADAVLTHDRPIHVPCEDSVVAIDDDGAELPVRRSRGYAPLPVGLGGAAGNRPTVLATGGDLKTTFALTGPDGRAHLSSHLGDMADPRTQQCFTTAVDHLSFMTGRHAELVACDLHPGYATSRWAQRRGGRVRAVQHHHAHAAALLAEHGRLGDPVVAVTYDGTGYGTDGTIWGGELLAISDPTRFTRVAHLAPFALPGGDGAVRQPARIAVDLLLRAGLTGIDDLPPAAAIGPVGMNILSQQLRRQLGCVATTSMGRLFDAVASLLGVCQEVSYEGQAAVELEHLARTARSRPTLDFAWDGAVLDPAPVIAALAAGMRAGADRAGLAAAFHDAVVRATVRAATDTVAAAGITTVGLTGGVFVNRLLLTGIAAGLRSRGLEVLTHRVVPCNDGGLALGQAAVAAASFSECIEERSGQCASESPAR; translated from the coding sequence ATGAGCGCATGTGCTGAAACCGACGGTGTGGCCCGCGTCGCTGACACCGTGCGTCTCCGGCTGCGCATCACCGGCCTGGTTCAGGGCGTGGGGTTCCGCCCCGAGGTCGCCCGCATCGCCGCCGACCACGGGGTCACCGGCTTCGTATTCAACGCCTCCGGGGCGGTGCACTGCGAGTTCGAGGGCCCCGGCGAGCGGGTAGCCGCGGCACTGGTCCGGCTCCGCGACGCACCGCCGCCGCTCGCGCGCATCGACGCGATCGACGTCGAAACCACCGCGCCGCAGGGCGACACGACGTTCGCGATCCGACACAGCGACGACGCCACCACCACAGCAGCGCGCACCCTGGTTTCGCCCGACATCGCAGTCTGCGCCGACTGCCTGCGGGAACTGTTCGACCCGAACGATCGCCGGTACCTGCATCCCTTCATCACATGTACGAACTGCGGTCCGCGCTACACCGTCATCACCGATCTGCCCTACGACCGGCCCGCCACGACGATGGCGGGTTTCGCGATGTGTCAGGCGTGTGCCGTCGAATACGCCGACCCCACCGACCGCCGGTTCCACGCCCAGACCATCGCCTGCCCGCAGTGTGGCCCGACGTTGAGGTGGCACGGTCCGGGCGACGGGCCGCCGGTGGCGGCGGCTGCCGCTGCGCTGCGTGGCGGGTCGATCGTCGCGATCAAAGGCATCGGCGGCTACCACCTCGCCTGCCGGGCCGACGACGACGCAGCGCTGGCAACGCTGCGTCAGCGGAAGAACCGGCCCGCCAAACCCTTCGCGGTGATGACCGCCGACATCGAGGGCGCCCGGCGCATCGCCGAGGTGGACGACGCCGCCGCCCGGTCGCTGAACGCGCCGGCAGCCCCGATCGTGCTGGTGCCGGCGCGGCCCGGAACCTTGAGCCCACTCGTGGCGCCCGGACTGCGCGACGTCGGGGTCATGGTGGCCTATTCGCCGCTGCACCATCTGCTGTTCGCTGCGCTCGGTACCGGCGCCCTGGTCATGACGTCGGCCAACCAGGGCGGCTCGCCCATCGTGTACCGCGACGGCGACCTCGACTGGATCGATGGCCTCGCCGACGCGGTGCTGACCCACGACCGGCCCATCCATGTGCCCTGTGAGGACTCCGTCGTCGCGATCGACGACGACGGCGCCGAACTGCCGGTACGCCGATCACGCGGCTACGCGCCGCTGCCGGTCGGGCTGGGAGGCGCGGCGGGGAACCGGCCGACCGTCCTGGCCACCGGTGGCGACCTGAAGACGACCTTCGCGCTGACGGGCCCCGACGGGCGCGCGCACCTGTCCTCCCATCTGGGTGACATGGCCGACCCTCGGACACAGCAATGCTTCACCACAGCCGTGGACCACCTGTCGTTCATGACCGGACGTCACGCCGAGCTGGTCGCCTGCGATCTGCACCCCGGCTACGCGACCAGCCGGTGGGCGCAACGACGGGGCGGGCGCGTGCGCGCCGTCCAGCACCACCACGCCCACGCGGCGGCGCTTCTTGCTGAACACGGCCGCCTCGGCGACCCTGTCGTCGCCGTGACCTACGACGGCACCGGATACGGCACCGACGGGACGATCTGGGGCGGTGAGCTGCTGGCGATCAGCGACCCGACCCGGTTCACCCGGGTCGCTCACCTCGCACCGTTCGCACTGCCCGGCGGCGACGGCGCGGTGCGCCAACCCGCCCGGATCGCGGTGGACCTGCTTCTCCGGGCGGGGCTCACCGGCATCGACGACCTGCCGCCCGCCGCCGCGATCGGTCCGGTCGGCATGAACATCCTGAGCCAGCAGCTGCGTCGGCAGCTCGGATGCGTTGCGACGACCAGCATGGGCCGGCTGTTCGACGCGGTGGCCAGCCTGCTGGGGGTGTGCCAGGAGGTCAGCTACGAAGGGCAGGCCGCGGTCGAACTCGAACACCTCGCCCGTACCGCACGCAGCCGCCCGACACTGGATTTCGCGTGGGACGGCGCCGTCCTCGACCCGGCGCCGGTGATCGCCGCCCTGGCCGCCGGGATGCGCGCCGGCGCCGACCGTGCCGGTTTGGCGGCGGCGTTCCACGACGCCGTCGTGCGAGCCACCGTGCGGGCGGCCACCGACACAGTCGCCGCAGCGGGCATCACCACCGTGGGCCTGACCGGGGGTGTGTTCGTCAACCGTCTGCTGCTGACCGGGATCGCTGCCGGGCTGCGGTCGCGCGGCCTGGAGGTGCTCACCCATCGGGTGGTGCCGTGCAATGACGGAGGTTTGGCACTAGGGCAGGCCGCGGTTGCCGCAGCCTCGTTCTCGGAGTGCATCGAAGAAAGGAGCGGCCAGTGTGCCTCGGAATCCCCGGCAAGGTGA
- a CDS encoding HypC/HybG/HupF family hydrogenase formation chaperone, with protein MCLGIPGKVIEIWEEAGTRMSTVEFGGTTKTVCLAYLPDMQVGEYTIVHAGFAITRLDEASANETLQMFADLGVLDDELAGEQPDRHETPGDMKRNSA; from the coding sequence GTGTGCCTCGGAATCCCCGGCAAGGTGATCGAGATCTGGGAGGAAGCGGGGACGCGGATGTCGACCGTCGAGTTCGGCGGTACGACGAAAACCGTCTGCCTGGCCTACCTTCCCGATATGCAGGTGGGTGAGTACACGATCGTGCACGCGGGTTTCGCGATCACCCGCCTCGACGAAGCATCGGCCAACGAGACCCTGCAGATGTTCGCCGACCTCGGCGTGCTCGACGACGAACTGGCCGGCGAGCAACCCGACCGTCACGAGACACCGGGGGACATGAAGAGGAATTCGGCATGA
- the hypD gene encoding hydrogenase formation protein HypD has protein sequence MKYLDEFRDPTAAKTLVEAITRRATQTWTVMEVCGGQTHSIIRNGIDQLLAGAVEFIHGPGCPVCVTPLEMIDRALEIAARDDVIFCSFGDMLRVPGSRRDLFGVRARGGDVRIVYSPLDATRVAADNPDKQVVFFGVGFETTAPANAMAVVHAERLGLTNFSMLVSHVLVPPAMRAILSSPTNRVQGFLAAGHVCSVMGTGEYGPLVDEFGVPIVVTGFEPLDLLEGVRQVVELLESGTPELRNAYPRAVSAQGNTVAQQTLADVFAVTDRQWRGIGLIPASGWTLSPRYAAFDAERRFGVGDIRVAESDQCRSGEVLQGLLKPHECPAFGGACTPRTPLGATMVSSEGACAAYYQFRRLAAAESAASPTASAAHA, from the coding sequence ATGAAATACCTCGACGAGTTCCGCGATCCGACGGCGGCCAAGACCCTCGTCGAGGCCATCACGCGCCGAGCCACCCAGACCTGGACGGTCATGGAAGTGTGTGGCGGGCAGACCCATTCGATCATCCGCAACGGCATCGACCAGCTGCTGGCCGGAGCCGTGGAATTCATCCACGGCCCTGGCTGCCCGGTCTGCGTCACCCCGCTGGAGATGATCGACCGCGCCCTCGAGATCGCGGCGCGCGACGACGTCATCTTCTGCTCGTTCGGCGACATGCTGCGGGTTCCCGGCAGCCGTCGCGACCTGTTCGGGGTTCGTGCCCGCGGAGGCGACGTCCGCATCGTGTACTCGCCGCTCGACGCCACCCGGGTGGCCGCCGACAACCCGGACAAGCAGGTGGTGTTCTTCGGGGTCGGGTTCGAGACCACCGCGCCGGCCAATGCGATGGCCGTCGTGCACGCCGAGCGGCTCGGGCTGACGAACTTCTCGATGCTGGTGTCGCACGTCCTCGTGCCCCCGGCGATGAGAGCGATCCTGTCCTCGCCGACGAACCGGGTGCAGGGCTTTCTGGCCGCCGGTCACGTGTGCTCGGTGATGGGCACCGGCGAGTACGGTCCGTTGGTCGACGAGTTCGGCGTGCCCATCGTGGTGACCGGTTTCGAGCCGCTGGATCTGCTCGAAGGGGTCCGACAGGTGGTCGAGCTGTTGGAATCGGGCACTCCGGAACTCCGTAACGCCTACCCGCGTGCGGTCAGCGCACAGGGCAACACGGTGGCACAGCAGACGCTGGCCGACGTCTTCGCCGTCACCGACCGGCAGTGGCGCGGCATCGGATTGATTCCGGCATCGGGATGGACCCTGTCGCCGCGTTACGCCGCCTTCGACGCCGAACGCCGGTTCGGCGTCGGCGACATCCGGGTGGCCGAATCGGACCAGTGCCGCAGCGGAGAGGTGTTGCAGGGCCTGCTCAAACCCCACGAGTGCCCGGCGTTCGGCGGGGCGTGCACACCGCGTACGCCGTTGGGCGCCACCATGGTCTCCAGCGAAGGCGCGTGCGCGGCCTACTACCAATTCCGCCGGCTGGCGGCGGCCGAGAGCGCGGCATCGCCGACAGCGAGCGCCGCGCATGCCTGA
- the hypE gene encoding hydrogenase expression/formation protein HypE has protein sequence MPEQPVTVDPADWVCPLPLRETGRVVLGHGGGGVLSEELIENLFMPAFGSAGGPARDSALLDVGSGRIALTTDSYVVQPLFFPGGNIGHLAVHGTINDLACSGAQPVALTAGFILEEGLELDVLGAIASTMGRAAQEAGVSIVTGDTKVVGKGSADQLFVNTAGVGVVPPGVHIGPERARPGDVVILSGPVGEHGVAILSVREGIDFGTEVRTDSAPLHRLVAAMLSGAAEAGDPGAVHTVRDPTRGGLVASLVEIARAAAVGVEIDEAAVPVPDAVASACSFLGLDPLQVANEGKLVAFVDPAHADAVLAAMHGRPEGAEATVIGRVVGDHPGMAVARTAFGTTRVVERELGEQLPRIC, from the coding sequence ATGCCTGAACAGCCGGTCACCGTAGACCCCGCCGACTGGGTCTGTCCGCTGCCGCTGCGCGAGACCGGGCGGGTCGTGCTGGGCCACGGCGGCGGGGGAGTGCTGTCCGAGGAGCTCATCGAGAACCTGTTCATGCCGGCATTCGGATCGGCGGGCGGGCCGGCCCGTGACTCGGCGCTGCTGGACGTCGGTTCCGGCCGTATCGCGCTGACCACAGACTCGTATGTGGTGCAGCCGTTGTTCTTCCCGGGGGGCAACATCGGCCACCTCGCGGTTCACGGCACGATCAACGATCTGGCGTGCAGCGGTGCGCAGCCAGTGGCCCTCACCGCGGGCTTCATCCTCGAGGAAGGCCTCGAGCTCGACGTGCTGGGCGCGATCGCCTCGACCATGGGCCGGGCCGCGCAAGAGGCCGGCGTGTCGATCGTCACCGGCGACACCAAGGTCGTCGGAAAGGGCAGCGCGGACCAACTGTTCGTCAACACCGCCGGCGTCGGCGTGGTACCGCCCGGTGTGCACATCGGGCCCGAACGTGCACGCCCCGGCGACGTGGTGATCCTGTCCGGCCCGGTCGGCGAGCACGGGGTGGCGATCCTCAGCGTGCGTGAGGGTATCGACTTCGGCACCGAGGTGCGCACCGACAGCGCGCCGCTACACCGGCTGGTCGCGGCGATGCTCTCCGGTGCGGCCGAGGCAGGGGATCCGGGGGCGGTGCACACGGTCCGTGATCCCACCCGCGGTGGGCTCGTGGCGTCGCTCGTCGAGATCGCGCGTGCCGCAGCTGTCGGCGTCGAGATCGACGAGGCCGCTGTGCCGGTGCCCGATGCTGTTGCGTCGGCCTGCTCGTTCCTCGGGCTGGACCCCCTGCAGGTGGCCAACGAAGGCAAGCTGGTGGCCTTCGTCGACCCGGCCCACGCGGACGCTGTCCTCGCCGCGATGCACGGCCGGCCCGAAGGCGCCGAGGCGACCGTCATCGGCCGGGTGGTCGGCGACCATCCGGGCATGGCCGTGGCGCGCACCGCCTTCGGCACCACCCGGGTCGTGGAACGCGAGCTCGGCGAGCAGCTGCCCCGCATCTGCTGA
- a CDS encoding AraC family transcriptional regulator yields the protein MSRLTRLGYIDIRRTSDPVRRKVRSRGVPPALTAHEIFYTEDVSKAARLLGRALTPLTLTVDPADANGFAATMHGVRLRNVSMLYLDLHVPATIDIPETGRYYAVHMPLNGVATVHHPAATFQANTMRSLVSSPGTPLRIELGLDAPQLLIRIEQQAMTAHVTRLIGRNLVRPLVFDPDFDLATEAAMRWHAAVQLVHTEVYHAGSLIQKGRGISSVEELVMSSLLYLQASNYHADITQPVSADPRRTVIQQAMDFIDAHLAERITMESLAREVHMSVRSIQQGFRAELGMSPMAFVRERRLERVHEELTDAIPSDGVTVTAVAERWGFHHLGSFAVEYRKRWGEAPSETLRR from the coding sequence ATGTCTCGGTTGACGCGACTGGGCTACATCGACATCCGTCGGACCAGCGATCCGGTGCGCCGCAAGGTGCGCTCGCGCGGAGTGCCTCCGGCACTGACCGCCCATGAGATCTTCTACACCGAAGACGTGAGCAAAGCCGCCCGGTTGCTCGGGCGGGCGTTGACGCCGTTGACACTGACGGTCGACCCCGCCGATGCCAACGGTTTCGCGGCCACCATGCACGGGGTGCGGCTGCGCAATGTGAGCATGCTCTACCTGGACCTGCACGTGCCGGCCACCATCGACATCCCCGAGACCGGTCGGTACTACGCGGTGCACATGCCGCTCAACGGGGTTGCCACCGTTCACCATCCGGCGGCGACGTTCCAGGCGAACACGATGCGCTCGCTGGTCTCCAGCCCGGGCACACCGTTGCGGATCGAGTTGGGGCTCGACGCCCCGCAGCTGTTGATCCGCATCGAGCAGCAGGCGATGACCGCCCACGTCACCCGACTGATCGGCCGCAACCTGGTCAGGCCGCTGGTGTTCGATCCCGACTTCGACCTGGCCACCGAGGCCGCGATGCGCTGGCATGCGGCCGTACAGCTGGTGCACACCGAGGTGTACCACGCGGGATCACTGATCCAGAAGGGACGGGGCATCAGCTCGGTCGAGGAACTGGTGATGAGCAGCCTGTTGTATCTCCAAGCGTCGAACTACCACGCCGACATCACCCAACCGGTGTCGGCGGACCCCCGCCGCACCGTCATCCAGCAGGCGATGGATTTCATCGACGCTCATCTGGCCGAGCGGATCACCATGGAGTCGCTCGCTCGTGAAGTGCACATGAGCGTGCGATCCATCCAGCAGGGGTTCCGGGCCGAGCTGGGCATGTCCCCGATGGCGTTCGTGCGCGAGCGGCGGCTGGAGCGGGTGCACGAGGAACTCACCGACGCCATCCCCTCCGACGGGGTGACCGTGACGGCGGTCGCGGAACGCTGGGGCTTTCACCACCTGGGCAGTTTCGCCGTGGAGTATCGCAAGCGCTGGGGCGAGGCCCCCTCGGAGACACTGCGGCGCTAA
- a CDS encoding DUF1641 domain-containing protein, with amino-acid sequence MGASGQATTPVLDSVNGAGPADAVRDRLDDPRVAEALTTLLDHADLLAVLVSGLDGFVRRGDDITANLTSAWGELSGSSEQIPGLAALREVDLTELSASLAVLTGGLVKATPAINTLLSSSLTDPRGAEVVAALGDALVSARSSVPAPPRGLRGLWSTLRGAAKDPDVTRGLAYLIEVARVFGRKV; translated from the coding sequence ATGGGCGCCAGCGGTCAGGCAACAACACCCGTCCTGGATTCGGTGAACGGCGCCGGTCCCGCCGACGCCGTGCGCGACCGTCTCGATGATCCGCGCGTCGCCGAGGCCCTGACGACGTTGCTCGACCACGCCGATCTGCTGGCGGTGCTGGTCAGCGGCCTGGACGGATTCGTCCGCCGCGGTGACGACATCACCGCCAATCTCACCTCGGCGTGGGGGGAGCTCAGCGGGTCCAGTGAGCAGATCCCCGGCCTGGCCGCGCTGCGCGAGGTCGACCTGACCGAATTGTCGGCCAGCCTGGCCGTGCTCACCGGTGGACTGGTGAAAGCGACCCCGGCGATCAACACGCTGCTGAGCTCGTCACTGACCGACCCCAGGGGCGCCGAGGTCGTTGCCGCCCTGGGAGATGCGCTGGTTTCGGCGCGCTCATCGGTACCTGCGCCGCCCCGTGGGCTGCGCGGGCTCTGGTCGACGCTGCGCGGTGCCGCGAAAGACCCGGACGTGACGCGCGGGCTGGCGTACCTGATCGAGGTCGCCCGCGTCTTCGGACGCAAGGTCTGA
- a CDS encoding NADH-quinone oxidoreductase subunit B family protein yields MASVLWFQGGACSGNTMSFLNADEPNVVDLIVDFGLDLVWHPSLGLELGKNAQKVFWDCANGERPLDIFVFEGSVMEAYDGRTDMFADRPMKDWVTDLAAAAQIVVAIGDCACWGGIPAMEPNPSGSTGLQFHKREKGGFLGPDFRSKMGLPVINIPGCPAHPDWITQILVALATGRAGDITLDDLHRPETFFKTFTQTGCTRVQFFEYKQSTMSFGEGTRTGCLFYEFGCRGPMTHSPCNRILWNRQSSKTRAGMPCIGCTEPEFPHFDLAPGTLFKTQKVSGMIPKEVPEGTDHLTYMGLAAAARIAAPQWSKEDMFVV; encoded by the coding sequence ATGGCATCGGTGCTCTGGTTCCAGGGCGGCGCGTGCAGCGGCAACACGATGTCGTTTCTCAACGCCGACGAGCCCAACGTGGTCGACCTGATCGTCGACTTCGGTCTCGACCTGGTGTGGCATCCGTCGCTGGGTCTGGAGTTGGGCAAGAACGCCCAGAAAGTCTTCTGGGACTGCGCCAACGGCGAGCGACCCTTGGACATCTTCGTCTTCGAGGGATCGGTCATGGAGGCCTACGACGGGCGCACGGACATGTTCGCCGACCGGCCGATGAAGGACTGGGTCACCGATCTGGCGGCCGCCGCGCAGATCGTGGTCGCGATCGGAGACTGCGCATGCTGGGGCGGCATCCCGGCGATGGAACCCAATCCGTCGGGTTCCACCGGTCTGCAGTTCCACAAGCGGGAGAAGGGCGGCTTCCTGGGGCCGGATTTCCGATCCAAGATGGGCTTGCCGGTGATCAACATTCCCGGCTGCCCCGCCCACCCGGACTGGATCACCCAGATCCTCGTCGCACTCGCCACGGGCCGCGCCGGTGACATCACGCTCGACGACCTGCACCGTCCGGAGACGTTCTTCAAGACGTTCACCCAGACCGGCTGCACCCGGGTGCAGTTCTTCGAATACAAGCAATCCACGATGTCGTTCGGCGAGGGCACCCGAACCGGTTGCCTGTTCTACGAATTCGGCTGCCGGGGACCGATGACGCATTCGCCGTGCAACCGCATCCTGTGGAACCGGCAGAGCAGCAAGACCCGCGCCGGCATGCCGTGCATCGGCTGCACCGAACCCGAGTTCCCGCACTTCGACCTCGCGCCGGGCACCTTGTTCAAGACCCAGAAGGTCAGCGGGATGATCCCCAAGGAAGTGCCGGAGGGGACCGACCACCTCACCTACATGGGCCTGGCGGCGGCGGCCCGGATCGCGGCGCCGCAGTGGTCTAAAGAAGACATGTTCGTCGTTTGA
- a CDS encoding nickel-dependent hydrogenase large subunit, producing MTDQLDLFVSPLGRVEGDLDVRVTIEDGVVTSAWTEAAMFRGFEIILRGKDPQAGLVVCPRICGICGGSHLYKSAYALDTAWRTHMPPNATLVRNIGQACETLQSIPRYFYALFAIDLTNKNYAKSSLYDEAVRRFAPYVGTSYQPGVVLSAKPVEVYAIFGGQWPHSSFMVPGGVMCAPTLSDVTRSIAILEHWNDAWLEGQWLGCSVDRWLENKTWNDVLAWVDENEAQYNSDCGFFIRYCLDVGLDKYGQGVGNYLATGTYFDPTLYENPTIDGRNAALIGRSGVFADGRYYEFDQANVREDVTHSFYQGDRPLHPFDGETIPIDPEQGRKQGKYSWAKSPRYAVGDLGNIPLEAGPLARRMAAAGPNPAPHQDNDPLFGDIYNTIGPSVMVRQLARMHEAPKYYKWTRQWLDALELKDSFYTKPIEYAEGRGFGSTEAARGSLSDWIVIEDSKIKNYQVVTPTAWNIGPRDGSETLGPIERALVGSPIVDAEDPVELGHVARSFDSCLVCTVHAYDGKTGRELNKFVINGMV from the coding sequence ATGACCGATCAGCTCGACCTCTTCGTCAGCCCATTGGGGCGCGTCGAGGGTGATCTCGACGTCCGCGTCACCATCGAAGACGGTGTGGTCACCTCGGCGTGGACCGAGGCGGCAATGTTCCGCGGCTTCGAGATCATCCTGCGCGGCAAGGACCCTCAAGCCGGGCTGGTGGTGTGCCCGCGTATCTGCGGCATCTGCGGCGGCAGCCACCTCTACAAGTCGGCGTATGCCCTCGACACGGCGTGGCGCACCCACATGCCGCCCAACGCCACGCTGGTCCGCAACATCGGCCAGGCATGCGAGACGCTGCAGTCCATCCCGCGGTACTTCTACGCGCTGTTCGCGATCGACCTGACCAACAAGAACTATGCGAAGTCGTCGCTGTACGACGAAGCCGTGCGCCGGTTCGCGCCCTACGTCGGCACGAGTTACCAGCCGGGGGTCGTCCTGTCGGCCAAACCGGTCGAGGTGTATGCGATCTTCGGCGGGCAGTGGCCCCACTCCAGCTTCATGGTGCCCGGCGGAGTGATGTGCGCGCCCACGCTGTCGGACGTGACCCGATCGATCGCGATCCTCGAGCACTGGAACGACGCCTGGCTGGAAGGTCAGTGGCTGGGCTGCTCGGTGGACCGTTGGCTGGAGAACAAGACGTGGAACGACGTGCTGGCCTGGGTGGACGAGAACGAGGCCCAATACAACAGCGACTGCGGCTTCTTCATCCGCTACTGCCTCGACGTCGGACTGGACAAGTACGGCCAGGGCGTCGGCAACTACCTGGCCACCGGCACCTACTTCGACCCGACGCTGTACGAGAACCCCACCATCGACGGACGCAACGCGGCACTGATCGGGCGCTCCGGGGTTTTCGCCGACGGCCGGTACTACGAATTCGACCAGGCCAACGTCCGCGAGGACGTGACGCACTCCTTCTACCAAGGGGACCGGCCGCTGCACCCGTTCGACGGTGAGACCATCCCGATCGACCCCGAGCAGGGTCGCAAGCAGGGCAAGTACAGCTGGGCGAAGTCGCCGCGCTACGCAGTCGGCGACCTGGGCAACATCCCGCTGGAGGCCGGCCCGCTGGCACGGCGGATGGCCGCGGCCGGCCCCAACCCCGCGCCGCACCAGGACAACGACCCACTGTTCGGCGATATCTACAACACGATCGGGCCGTCGGTCATGGTGCGCCAGCTGGCCCGCATGCACGAGGCGCCCAAGTACTACAAGTGGACCCGGCAGTGGCTGGACGCCCTCGAACTCAAGGACAGCTTCTACACCAAACCCATCGAATACGCCGAAGGCCGTGGGTTCGGCTCCACCGAGGCGGCTCGCGGCTCGCTGTCGGACTGGATCGTCATCGAGGACTCCAAGATCAAGAACTATCAGGTGGTCACCCCGACCGCGTGGAACATCGGGCCGCGCGACGGGTCCGAGACGCTGGGCCCCATCGAACGGGCCCTGGTCGGTTCTCCGATCGTCGATGCCGAGGATCCGGTCGAGCTCGGTCACGTGGCCCGCAGCTTCGACTCGTGCCTGGTGTGCACGGTGCATGCCTACGACGGCAAGACCGGGCGCGAGCTGAACAAGTTCGTCATCAACGGGATGGTGTGA
- a CDS encoding hydrogenase maturation protease encodes MNPTASNPAATLQPPGCDVVVIGCGNLLRGDDGVGPVLVRHLWERGVPDGAKLVDGGTAGMDVAFQMRGAGRVVIIDAAATGSAPGTVFRVPGEEFAELPPLQGLHTHSFRWDHAIAFARWALAEDCPSDITVFLVEVAGVEMGAELSAPVAAAMEQVIDVVERDFLAPLRPAGHAAATVEFTADGYLRLDAALAAARFPSDAVTAVVRDGTFWLIPLRGPRSGGLLLKQRNPAGDRSVLVSELLRETSLQGVFQAFWDDDHAALRIPVSGDEERER; translated from the coding sequence GTGAACCCCACGGCCAGCAACCCGGCGGCTACCCTCCAGCCGCCGGGTTGCGACGTCGTGGTCATCGGGTGCGGCAACCTGCTGCGCGGCGACGACGGGGTGGGACCGGTGCTGGTCCGTCACCTCTGGGAGCGCGGCGTACCCGACGGTGCGAAGTTGGTCGACGGCGGGACGGCCGGCATGGACGTGGCGTTCCAGATGCGCGGGGCCGGCCGGGTGGTCATCATCGATGCCGCGGCCACCGGATCGGCGCCGGGCACGGTCTTCCGCGTACCCGGTGAGGAATTCGCCGAACTTCCGCCGCTGCAGGGTCTGCACACCCATTCGTTTCGGTGGGATCACGCCATCGCGTTCGCGCGCTGGGCGCTCGCCGAAGACTGCCCGAGCGACATCACCGTCTTTCTCGTCGAGGTCGCCGGCGTCGAAATGGGCGCTGAACTCTCGGCACCGGTCGCCGCGGCCATGGAGCAGGTCATCGACGTCGTCGAGCGCGACTTCCTGGCGCCGCTGCGGCCGGCCGGGCACGCCGCGGCGACCGTCGAGTTCACCGCGGACGGATATCTGCGTCTCGATGCGGCGCTGGCAGCGGCCCGGTTCCCCTCCGATGCCGTGACAGCGGTGGTGCGCGACGGCACGTTCTGGCTGATTCCGCTGCGCGGGCCCCGCAGTGGGGGACTGCTGCTCAAACAGCGCAATCCCGCCGGGGACCGGTCGGTACTCGTCAGTGAGCTGCTGAGGGAGACCTCACTTCAGGGCGTTTTCCAGGCATTCTGGGACGATGACCACGCTGCGCTGCGCATCCCGGTTTCCGGTGACGAGGAGCGGGAACGGTGA